One window of the Osmerus mordax isolate fOsmMor3 chromosome 2, fOsmMor3.pri, whole genome shotgun sequence genome contains the following:
- the spegb gene encoding striated muscle preferentially expressed protein kinase isoform X2: MDSWADEEFTAPRTRSHSEEVLPPPSPRTIKRPSTSPMPNRSGSAPTTPLTPRKKAVVPADYQDTVPEEFEQKVKQPKSSTGMSQSSAQDSRPQTPLSEYSRKDLTARPSPKLTRASSKIFEKVRGFEERRRSLDNPEGSISGQSWAGFNRAGSVDSDDGGSRLGISRESSKEDLREALKEDAAERRTMFRQRAASLEEKARYSEKVQDIENKFTEELQRIKKLVGKPHLKKSFSTEQLTLRGRQRLPERKLEPIPPQVLQKLQERERAQWEKEQKEKEQTKQSSPPKSPRLASKQSSSRPQETERPSASCSRSGEAAVTPESMQLSDLPGQRSIREISRSSPVREVYQRSPSPATSRQQRAESPSRSLVDMTLRKVERRPASPLVQRVSRMQESPMVKESPAITSPKEELSGRKTPVELVLRKVENRPASPLVQRKFTDLQEIPDQVPAKTPRLTASSAVLPAPQLGEKMEVEAPRPAPRLNIPTIIVEDEPMEEDVPAETDQSQKADVPREQKTRGRARRTRPMSPEQDSSDDSYVSAGEDPLEAPVFEFPLKDTVATAGMDVLMKCIIAGNPLPQVTWTRDNTVLSSVANVVVKVEGERHTLLIKWAKHSDAGTYCVTAINELGRASSRASLSVKTEPPPEPRGALAVRLEASSPITSDEEYLSPLEEAADLGGPELRTVDSRFKEPPAFMATMSDQAVFEGREVTLSVRVSGQPKPMLYWLRDRVTVKTGPRHLVQEMDGGTFQMTIRSALRSDSGVYTCKIINEYGSRQCEGRLEVTAPPVEPALAVTRPVRDITARAGETVMFECHVIGPQDTDVDWLADGKLMQPALLNCKMHFDGKRCRLLLNSVHEDDSGTYMCKLSTAKEELTSSGQLKVLPSIEPLFTRMLDVLEVIEGRNARFDCKVSGTPHPCVTWSHFDHPLAHSEDVHILQEGGRHSLVLSHVSNEDEGFYTVVARNAHGEAECSAELYVQEPRPAISAQMAKLEKMPSIPEEPEVPESEVERFTMPDFVKPLYDLDVIEGKEAVLKCKVAGLPYPTIFWFHNGKRIDSTEERKMTQFRDIHSLVIRSVCHSHAGVYKSVISNKLGKATCYAHLYITDVLPDPPDGAPVIRSITGKTITLEWKKPRRLDPSIDPSCLMYAIQQQALGSIQWNIIASSLKETSYTISTLSKGVRYAFRVLSITTKAFSKPSPATDAVQLLDRGPYIEEAPVIIDKPDVVYVMENQTVSITITLNHVNATVIWKRRGLVLSSRPGLFEMLMPDDDQHTLKMLRVKLADVGQMVCVASNKCGSDSCTFSVEIAAPPTFESIMEDVDVSVGETPHFAVVVEGSPVPDILWFKNDVLLSESSHYTFVYDDSECSLVVLNTREEDSGVYTCTARNLAGSVSCKAELSVRPDVKDQQKPVLDEETLLRRMRRLTDYYDIHKEIGRGAFSYVKLVTQKAGKMEYSAKFISARAKRKASALREMNLLSRLDHERILYFHDAFEKKNAVVIITEICNEELLERFIKKSNVMESDVRSCMRQLLEGLDYLHRQHVIHLDIKPDNILMADPHGDQIRICDFGNAVQLTPDEAQYCKYGTPEFVAPEIVNQTPVSMATDIWPIGVITYLCVTGVSPFAGEDDRSSLLNIRNYNVAFEERMFADLCREAKGFIIKLLVADRLRSDTQECLRHPWFKTLTKGKAINTEALKKFVSRRKWQRSLISYKSKMVMRSIPELLNDSTNHISIAVPRHLKEGSPPPSSSSDSDEDIDELPFIPMPITVEFSGSRMSLTDIQGDEEGTGRPNGTTKTRESPGQEEREAAGLEAQGADSSGRGRQRKRSAQETDKGSSDDEPPAELAQPDQARRPLRRGSSMDSDKPDAGSRRGTLRRGGSADSALLLHIPPEEGPGDGAPESGRKILKKAVSMELPRRSGSPGTATMSQEDYALKLELMRQRLLRGGSVDKKMSGLRGPLLETLGMGDDKRASSLERHSRAPRLGPPPLIRAASSDSSREDLPKPKVLRKSASFSQGDTEPMPLYRRSGAPLEIPLAQIEERRLQEAISMSALTEQIKLDSRPVTPREPSPKPPIPEPARQESPTKMEYEDSLIDKETKAEECPSDKPDGTTTDSTFDERSSTSGFSEKDMSMSEEPMMEENMAQRDPSPPPAQREPAPAQRDPPPAQREPAPAQRDPPPAQTFTLEERMEEEEEEHVDEKTEERVDMVAETKTVEKVQVEEDMEEEVKTPMKSEMVISTSSIMVSPTQVYSRGPANVVSSYVTPTPPARVTLPDGTTSAYASIMQTIMVPSLQPMKNPPLGPSTPVGVRAPEPALDSTPPAVPGPSRPVVALTTEHPAVYSRVASPEQLSKEPSPPLTAPSPPAAPPLGGSFQDIASEEVFEARFKKRESSLTRGLKLLSWSKNEDKPAASSDSTEFSEEIYRPGPTGAPLEISPRRLEEKSKSVQDLREAQKDQGFMRRLSMRLRRTPSAERKEEKPKEEDPVSPKRRLSWALGRRGSQERKEVEMMRMDGESEPPTEEGMELKKPNESPVLAMRRKIESTVAGISMKIRSVSEERRTEEKEAKPESKKTPILSMLRRSTSEGRGLKSMAVPQNQLATQSGSTASSESLGSMSSVKSETASKGGEGERRSRWDRWGLTRGRRDKTVSQPDIPSAIARENGSLGSRQYSRLASDFPPVFHIKLRDHVLLEGDPITLSCLPAGSPHPHIHWMKDKKPLEIDARMNMIACPDGRQLLMIMKTTKKDAGLYECVATNPLAAVSSSCTLSLARLPSRPGTPEVPQRYRNTALVLWRPSDTMAPCTYSLERKAEGEVNWLIVATGVADCYYNVVDLPAGGAFRFRVACVNKAGQGPYSSLSDIVCLDTTEQLKSSGAGVVNTAPSPPVVMMSSMTVPPIKTPSKGSAPSTQPPAPPAPSTQPPAPPAPSTQPPAPPAPSTQPPAPLATSTQAPVPYPFTKTPAPSTQPPAPSTQPPAPSTQPPAVSGAKAGTSLLKQPGPPSVQPSVQASSPSSPPPSSPLPSTPQALPPPSKSKTTLNINVGKPAPSPVKLAPPVVLPKPQSPTNIIPPTAKTPPTSGPPLVSPPPSIGKPISSLPMYAPVSTARLTPPSPSSASTPAPALAPPVVLVSSLTPVMDGGPGPSGRSTPSGRMTPSGRRTPSGKPGDGSLRQGVPQKPYTFMDEKARGRFGVIRECRENATGNLFMAKIVPYEAESKQAVLQEYDILKSLHHDKIMALHEAYVTPRYLVLISECCSGKEILYSLIDRFRYSEDDVVGYIVQILQGLDYLQNRRILHLDIKAENIIITYMNVVKIIDFGSAQNFNPLFLKQFSPPVGTLEYMAPEMLRGDVVGPPADIWSLGVLTFIMLSGCLPFMENDPRETEARIQAAKFDLGKLYQNVSQSASLFLKKILCSYPWARPSIKDCFNNSWLQDAYLMRLRRQTLTFTTTRLKDFLAEQQRGRVEVATKHRVLLRSYQSTPPSPASPASTLSPAAH, from the exons aTGGACAGTTGGGCAGACGAGGAGTTTACAGCTCCCAGAACCAG GAGTCACTCTGAAGAagttctcccacccccctccccaagaACAATCAAacgcccctccacctcaccgATGCCAAACCGCTCGGGTTCAGCCCCtaccacccctctcacccccagaaAGAAAGCTGTAGTGCCGGCCGACTACCAAGACACAGTCCCCGAGGAGTTCGAGCAGAAAGTCAAGCAGCCCAAATCCTCCACGGGCATGTCCCAGAGCAGTGCTCAAGATTCTCGCCCCCAGACGCCTCTCAGTGAATACTCCCGGAAGGACCTGACCGCCAGACCCTCTCCTAAGCTCACCCGTGCAAGCTCCAAGATCTTTGAGAAAGTCCGTGGTTTCGAGGAGCGAAGACGAAGCCTCGACAATCCAGAGGGATCCATATCTGGACAATCCTGGGCTGGCTTCAACCGCGCCGGGTCAGTGGACTCGGACGACGGAGGAAGCCGGCTGGGCATCTCCAGAGAGAGCTCCAAGGAGGACCTGCGTGAGGCGCTGAAGGAGGATGCTGCGGAGAGGAGGACCATGTTCAGGCAGAGGGCCGCCTCGCTGGAGGAGAAGGCGCGCTACTCCGAGAAGGTACAGGACATCGAGAACAAGTTCACAGAGGAGCTCCAACGCATCAAGAAGCTGGTGGGGAAGCCTCACCTGAAGAAGTCCTTCTCCACCGAGCAGCTGACCCTGCGAGGTCGACAGAGGCTGCCTGAGAGGAAGCTGGAGCCCATCCCACCTCAGGTCCTGCAGAAGCTGCAGGAACGGGAGCGCGCCCAGTGGGAGAAGgagcagaaagagaaggagcagaCCAAACAGAGCTCGCCGCCAAAATCACCTCGACTCGCAAGCAAGCAATCCTCGTCCAGACCCCAGGAGACGGAGCGTCCGTCTGCCTCGTGCAGCAGGTCAGGAGAGGCAGCCGTCACTCCAGAGTCTATGCAGCTGTCGGATCTTCCGGGACAGCGCTCGATAAGAGAGATCAGCAGGAGCAGTCCAGTCAGAGAGGTCTATCAGCGGTCTCCCTCACCAGCGACGTCTCGACAACAGAGGGCAGAGTCACCAAGCAGGAGTCTGGTTGACATGACGCTACGCAAGGTTGAACGAAGACCAGCCAGCCCCCTGGTGCAGAGGGTCTCTCGGATGCAGGAATCCCCAATGGTCAAAGAGTCTCCTGCCATAACATCACCAAAGGAAGAGTTGTCTGGAAGGAAGACCCCTGTAGAGCTTGTTTTAAGAAAAGTAGAAAACAGACCTGCAAGCCCGTTGGTACAAAGAAAATTTACTGATTTACAAGAAATTCCAGACCAAGTCCCAGCTAAAACCCCAAGGCTGACGGCCTCTTCAGCCGTGCTCCCAGCCCCCCAACTgggggagaagatggaggtggaggcacCCAGGCCGGCCCCCAGGCTCAACATCCCCACTATTATTGTTGAAGATGAGCCAATGGAAGAAGACGTTCCTGCTGAGACTGACCAGTCGCAGAAGGCTGACGTCCCCAGAGAGCAGAAGACCAGAGGAAGAGCCCGACGCACCAGGCCCATGTCCCCAGAGCAAG ATTCTTCAGATGACTCGTACGTGTCTGCTGGGGAGGATCCGCTGGAGGCTCCTGTGTTTGAGTTTCCCCTGAAGGACACGGTGGCTACCGCTGGGATGGATGTGCTCATGAAGTGCATCATCGCTGGGAACCCTCTGCCCCAAG tTACCTGGACAAGAGACAACACAGTGCTCTCCAGTGTAGCTAACGTTGTAgtgaaggtggagggggagcgCCACACTCTGCTGATCAAGTGGGCCAAGCACAGCGACGCCGGGACGTACTGCGTCACAGCCATCAACGAGCTGGGCAGGGCGTCCAGCAGGGCCAGCCTCTCTGTCAAAACAG agccccccccagAGCCCAGGGGGGCCCTGGCCGTGCGTTTGGAGGCCAGCAGTCCCATCACCTCAGACGAGGAGTACCTCAGCCCCCTGGAGGAGGCAGCTGACCTGGGGGGCCCCGAGCTCAGGACTGTGGACTCCAGGTTCAAGGAGCCCCCGGCCTTCATG GCCACCATGAGTGACCAGGCAGTGTTTGAAGGTCGAGAGGTCACACTGTCTGTGAGAGTCAGCGGGCAGCCCAAACCCATGCTGTACTG gctgagagacagagtcacAGTGAAGACCGGCCCACGTCACCTTGTCCAGGAGATGGATGGCGGCACATTTCAGATGACCATCAGGTCGGCGCTGCGGTCAGACAGCGGTGTGTACACCTGCAAGATCATCAACGAGTACGGCAGCCGGCAGTGTGAGGGCAGGCTTGAGGTCACAG ccccccccgtGGAGCCAGCTTTAGCTGTTACCCGGCCCGTCAGAGACATCACAGCCAGGGCTGGAGAGACCGTCATGTTCGAGTGCCATGTGATTGGTCCTCAAGACACAGATGTGGATTGGCTGGCTGATGGGAAGCTGATGCAGCCTGCGCTGCTGAACTGTAAGATGCACTTTGACGGAAAGAGATGTCGCCTGCTGCTCAACTCTGTCCACGAGGACGACAGCGGCACTTACATGTGCAAGCTCAGCACAGCCAAGG AGGAGCTGACATCTAGCGGCCAGCTGAAGGTGCTTCCCTCCATCGAGCCTCTGTTCACCCGGATGCTGGACGTGCTGGAGGTGATTGAGGGCCGTAACGCTCGCTTCGACTGCAAGGTCAGCGGGACGCCACACCCCTGCGTCACCTGGAGCCACTTCG ACCATCCGCTAGCCCACAGCGAGGACGTCCACATCCTGCAGGAGGGCGGACGCCACTCGCTGGTCCTCTCTCACGTCTCCAACGAGGACGAGGGCTTCTACACCGTTGTGGCCCGCAACGCACATGGAGAGGCTGAGTGTTCCGCCGAGCTCTACGTACAAGAGCCACGACCAGCCATCTCCGCCCAGAT ggCCAAGCTGGAGAAGATGCCCTCCATCCCTGAGGAGCCGGAGGTTCCTGAGAGCGAGGTGGAGCGTTTCACCATGCCAGACTTTGTGAAGCCGCTGTACGACCTGGACGTAATCGAGGGGAAGGAGGCCGTGCTGAAGTGCAAGGTGGCAGGCCTGCCCTACCCCACCATCTTCTGGTTCCACAATGGGAAGAGGATCGACAGCACCGAGGAAAGGAAGATGACCCAGT TCAGAGACATCCACAGCCTGGTGATCCGGTCTGTGTGTCACAGCCACGCAGGAGTGTACAAGAGCGTCATCTCCAACAAGTTGGGCAAGGCCACCTGCTACGCCCACCTCTACATCACCG ATGTTCTTCCTGACCCCCCTGATGGGGCGCCAGTGATACGGTCCATCACAGGGAAAACCATCACCCTGGAGTGGAAGAAACCTCGACGACTAGACCCCTCCATCG ACCCCAGCTGCTTAATGTACGCCATCCAGCAGCAAGCCCTGGGCTCCATCCAGTGGAACATCATAGCATCCAGCCTGAAGGAGACCTCCTACACCATCTCCACGCTCTCCAAGGGAGTCCGCTATGCCTTCAGAGTGCTCTCCATCACCACCAAGGCCTTCAGCAAGCCCTCCCCAGCCACCGATGCAGTGCAGTTGCTGGACAGAG GTCCCTATATTGAGGAGGCCCCAGTGATCATCGACAAGCCAGACGTTGTCTATGTGATGGAGAACCAGACTGTCAGCATCACCATCACCCTCAACCACGTCAACGCAACCGTCATCTGGAAGAG GAGGGGGCTGGTGTTGTCCAGCAGACCAGGCCTGTTTGAGATGCTCATGCCTGATGACGACCAGCACACCCTGAAGATGCTGCGGGTGAAGCTAGCCGACGTGGgccagatggtgtgtgtggcttCCAACAAGTGTGGCAGTGACTCCTGCACCTTCAGCGTGGAGATAGCTG cacccccaACGTTTGAGAGTATCATGGAGGACGTGGATGTGTCTGTGGGGGAGACGCCTCACTTTgctgtggtggtggagggcagTCCTGTCCCCGACATCCTGTGGTTCAAG AATGACGTACTGTTGTCAGAGAGCAGTCACTACACGTTTGTGTACGATGACAGCGAGTGTTCTCTGGTGGTTCTGAACACACGTGAGGAGGACTCTGGAGTGTACACCTGCACCGCCAGGAACCTGGCCGGGTCTGTGTCCTGCAAGGCTGAGCTCAGCGTGCGCCCAG ATGTTAAGGACCAGCAGAAGCCCGTGCTCGATGAGGAGACCCTGCTCAGGAGGATGCGCCGGCTGACAGACTACTACGACATCCACAAGGAGATCGGGAG AGGAGCCTTCTCGTACGTCAAACTTGTGACACAGAAAGCAGGAAAAATGGAATATTCTGCCAAGTTCATCTCAGCGCGAGCTAAGAGAAAAGCCTCGGCCCTGAGGGAGATGAACCTGCTGTCTCGTCTGGACCACGAAAGAATCCTCTACTTCCACGATGCCTTTGAGAAGAAGAACGCCGTGGTCATCATCACTGAGAT CTGCAACGAGGAGTTACTGGAGAGGTTCATCAAGAAGTCTAATGTGATGGAGTCTGAT GTCCGCTCCTGTATGAGACAactgctggaggggctggactaTCTACATCGACAACATGTCATACATTTGGACATCAAG cctgacAACATCCTCATGGCCGATCCCCATGGCGACCAGATCAGGATCTGTGATTTCGGCAACGCTGTGCAGCTGACACCAGACGAGGCTCAGTACTGTAAATACGGCACTCCAGAATTTGTTGCCCCAGAAATAGTGAATCAGACCCCTGTGTCCATGGCAACGGACATCTG GCCAATCGGAGTCATCACTTATCTGTG TGTGACTGGCGTGTCTCCATTTGCTGGAGAGGACGACCGCAGCTCTCTGCTCAACATCAGGAACTACAACGTGGCTTTTGAGGAAAGAATGTTCGCGGACCTCTGTCGAGAAGCCAAGGGCTTCATCATCAAGCTGCTGGTCGCTGACAGGCT GAGGTCTGATACCCAGGAATGCCTTCGTCATCCCTGGTTTAAG ACACTCACAAAGGGGAAGGCTATAAACACAGAAGCCCTCAAGAAGTTTGTGTCTCGTAGGAAATGGCAG CGCTCTCTCATCAGCTACAAATCCAAAATGGTCATGAGATCCATCCCAGAGTTGCTAAATGACTCCACCAACCATATCTCCATAGCGGTACCCAGACACCTAAAGGAAGGTTCCCCACCACCTTCATCTTCCTCCGATTCGGATGAAGACATCGACGAGCTTCCATTCATCCCAATGCCAATAACTGTGGAATTTTCCGGATCCAGAATGTCTTTGACTGACAtccagggagatgaggaggggacaggCCGACCAAACGGGACCACTAAAACCCGAGAGTCTCCAGGGCAGGAGGAGCGAGAGGCTGCAGGGCTGGAGGCCCAGGGGGCAGACTCCTCAGGCAGGGGCCGGCAGAGGAAGAGGTCGGCTCAAGAGACCGATAAAGGTTCCTCAGACGACGAGCCCCCCGCCGAGCTGGCCcagccagaccaggccaggaggCCTCTACGCAGGGGCTCCAGCATGGACTCTGACAAACCCGACGCTGGCAGCAGAAGAGGAACGCTGCGTCGAGGGGGCTCGGCCGACAGTGCCCTGCTGCTACACATCCCGCCGGAGGAAGGCCCTGGCGACGGCGCTCCCGAGAGCGGGAGGAAGATACTGAAGAAAGCTGTGTCCATGGAGCTGCCCAGGAGGAGCGGCAGCCCGGGGACAGCCACCATGAGCCAGGAAGACTACGCTCTCAAACTGGAGCTGATGAGGCAGAGGCTGCTGCGAGGCGGATCCGTGGACAAGAAGATGAGCGGCTTGCGGGGGCCCCTGCTGGAGACGTTGGGGATGGGTGACGATAAACGAGCGTCTTCTCTAGAGCGCCACTCTCGAGCTCCGCGCCTCGGCCCTCCTCCTCTGATCAGGGCTGCCTCCAGCGACTCCTCCAGAGAAGACTTGCCCAAACCCAAAGTCCTCCGCAAGAGCGCCTCCTTCAGCCAGGGGGACACAGAGCCCATGCCCCTGTACCGGCGCTCAGGAGCCCCCCTGGAGATCCCCCTGGcacagatagaggagaggagactccAGGAGGCCATATCCATGTCTGCTCTCACTGAGCAGATAAAGCTGGACTCCAGACCGGTCACTCCCAGAGAACCATCCCCCAAGCCGCCCATCCCAGAGCCAGCAAGACAGGAGAGTCCGACCAAGATGGAGTACGAAGATTCGCTGATCGACAAAGAGACCAAAGCTGAAGAGTGTCCCAGTGATAAACCAGATGGGACGACCACTGACAGCACTTTTGATGAAAGGTCAAGCACGAGTGGTTTCTCTGAGAAGGACATGAGCATGTCAGAGGAACCAATGATGGAAGAGAACATGGCCCAGAGAGACCCAAGCCCTCCCCCGGCCCAGAGAGAGCCTGCCCCGGCCCAGAGAGACCCTCCCCCGGCCCAGAGAGAGCCTGCCCCGGCCCAGAGAGACCCTCCCCCGGCCCAGACCTTCACCTTAGAGGAGAGaatggaagaagaggaagaggaacacgTTGACGAGaagactgaggagagagttgaTATGGTTGCTGAAACAAAAACGGTAGAAAAAGTACAAGTAGAAGAAGATATGGAAGAGGAAGTGAAGACACCGATGAAGTCTGAGATGGTCATCTCCACCAGCTCTATTATGGTCTCTCCAACACAGGTTTATTCAAGAGGTCCAGCTAACGTGGTGTCGTCGTACGTGACGCCCACGCCCCCCGCTAGAGTTACACTCCCAGACGGCACCACCTCAGCATACGCCAGCATAATGCAGACCATCATGgtcccctccctgcagcccatGAAAAACCCTCCGCTTGGTCCCTCCACCCCAGTGGGTGTGAGGGCTCCTGAACCAGCGCTGGACTCCACGCCTCCAGCTGTCCCTGGCCCATCCAGACCAGTCGTGGCCCTCACCACTGAACACCCTGCGGTGTACTCCAGAGTGGCCTCCCCAGAGCAGCTCTCCAAGGAGCCCAGCCCGCCCCTGACAGCCCCCTCGCCCCCGGCGGCCCCCCCTCTCGGGGGCAGCTTCCAGGACATCGCCTCTGAGGAGGTGTTTGAGGCCCGCTTCAAGAAGCGTGAGTCTTCTCTGACCCGAGGCCTCAAACTCCTGTCCTGGTCAAAGAACGAGGACAAGCCCGCCGCATCCTCGGACTCTACAGAGTTCAGCGAGGAGATCTACAGACCCGGGCCAACCGGAGCCCCGCTGGAGATCTCCCCCAGGAGGCTGGAAGAGAAGTCCAAGTCTGTCCAGGACCTCCGCGAGGCCCAGAAGGACCAGGGCTTTATGAGGCGCCTCTCCATGAGACTCCGCAGGACCCCGTCGGCCGAGCGCAAGGAGGAGAAGCCGAAGGAGGAGGATCCAGTCTCCCCCAAGAGGAGGCTGTCCTGGGCCTTGGGCCGACGGGGTtcccaggagaggaaggaggtggagatgatgaGGATGGACGGAGAGAGCGAACCGCCgacggaggaggggatggaactCAAGAAGCCCAACGAGTCTCCCGTCCTTGCCATGCGCAGGAAGATAGAGTCGACCGTGGCAGGGATCTCCATGAAGATCCGCAGTGTCTCTGAAGAGAGGCggacggaggagaaggaggccaaGCCAGAGAGTAAGAAGACTCCCATCCTCTCCATGCTGCGCAGGTCCACGTCAGAGGGCAGGGGTTTGAAGAGCATGGCGGTGCCTCAGAACCAGCTGGCCACTCAGTCAGGAAGCACGGCCTCCTCCGAGTCTCTGGGATCCATGTCCAGTGTGAAGTCAGAAACAGCTTCCAAAG GTGGGGAGGGCGAGCGCAGGTCTCGCTGGGATCGCTGGGGCTTGACCAGAGGACGCAGGGACAAGACTGTGTCTCAGCCCGACATCCCCTCCGCCATCGCCAGGGAGAACGGCTCTCTCGGCTCACGCCAGTACTCCAGACTGGCCTCTG ACTTCCCTCCTGTGTTCCACATAAAGCTGAGGGACCacgtcctgctggagggagatCCCATCACCCTCAGCTGTCTCCCGGCTGGATCGCCACACCCTCACATCCACTGGATGAAAG ACAAGAAGCCTCTGGAGATAGATGCCAGGATGAACATGATCGCCTGTCCAGACGGCCGGCAGCTGCTGATGATCATGAAGACCACCAAGAAGGACGCGGGCCTCTACGAGTGCGTGGCCACCAACCCCCTGGCAGCCGTGTCCAGCTCATGCACACTCTCCCTCGCAC gtctccCCAGTCGTCCTGGGACGCCAGAGGTGCCCCAGAGGTACAGGAACACGGCCCTGGTGCTGTGGAGGCCCTCTGACACCATGGCCCCCTGCACTTACTccctggagaggaaggcagagg GTGAGGTCAACTGGCTGATAGTGGCCACAGGAGTGGCTGACTGCTACTACAATGTAGTTGACCTGCCAGCAGGGGGCGCGTTCAGGTTCCGGGTGGCATGTGTCAACAAAGCAGGCCAAGGCCCCTACAGCAGCCTGTCTGATATCGTCTGCCTGGACACCACAG AACAACTCAAGTCCAGCGGAGCGGGGGTGGTTAACACCGCCCCTTCCCCTCCCgtggtgatgatgtcatcaatgACAGTGCCCCCCATTAAAACCCCTAGTAAAGGGTCAGCCCCCTCCActcaacccccagccccccctgccccctccactcaacctccagccccccctgccccctccactcaacctccagccccccctgccccctccactcaacctccagccccccttgCTACCTCCACACAAGCCCCTGTCCCTTACCCCTTCACCaaaacccctgccccctccactcagcccccagccccctccactcagcccccagccccctccactcaGCCCCCAGCTGTATCAGGGGCCAAGGCAGGAACTTCTCTTCTAAAACAGCCtggccctccctctgtccagccCTCCGTCCAGGCaagctccccctccagccctcctccctccagccctctcccctccacgccCCAGGCTCTGCCACCTCCGTCCAAATCCAAGACCACCCTCAACATTAACGTAGGGAAGCCTGCGCCCTCTCCCGTAAAACTGGCCCCACCTGTTGTCCTCCCCAAACCCCAAAGCCCAACCAACATCATCCCCCCCACGGCTAAAACTCCTCCCACCTCCGGCCCTCCGCTCGTAagcccacctccctccatcggCAAGCCCATCTCCTCTCTACCCATGTACGCTCCTGTCTCCACGGctcgcctcacccctccctccccctccagcgccTCCACCCCGGCCCCTGCGCTGGCCCCTCCCGTGGTGCTGGTCTCCAGTCTGACCCCCGTCATGGACGGAGGCCCGGGACCCTCCGGGAGAAGCACCCCCTCGGGGCGCATGACCCCGTCGGGGCGCAGGACCCCCTCAGGGAAGCCTGGAGACGGGTCCCTGCGCCAGGGGGTGCCCCAGAAACCGTACACCTTCATGGATGAGAAGGCCAg GGGGCGGTTTGGCGTGATCCGGGAGTGCCGTGAGAACGCCACAGGGAACCTGTTCATGGCCAAGATCGTGCCGTACGAGGCAGAGAGCAAGCAGGCGGTCCTGCAGGAGTACGACATCCTCAAGTCGCTCCACCACGACAAGATCATGGCTCTGCACGAGGCCTACGTCACTCCTCGCTACCTCGTCCTCATCTCCGAGTGCTGCAGCGGCAAGGAGATCCTCTACAGCCTCATAGACAG GTTCCGCTACTCTGAGGATGATGTGGTGGGGTATATAGTCCAGATCCTGCAGGGACTGGACTACCTTCAAAACCGACGCATCCTGCACCTCGACATCAAGGCAGAAAACATCATCATCACCTACATGAACGTTGTGAAGATCATCGACTTCGGCAGCGCCCAGAACTTTAACCCTCTGTTCCTGAAGCAGTTCAGTCCACCTGTGGGGACTTTGGAGTACATGG CTCCTGAGATGCTGAGAGGAGATGTGGTGGGACCTCCTGCTGACATCTGGAGCCTGGGCGTGCTCACCTTCATCAT GTTGAGTGGCTGCTTGCCCTTCATGGAGAATGATCCTCGGGAGACTGAGGCGAGGATCCAGGCAGCAAAGTTTGACCTTGGAAAACTCTACCAGAACGTGTCTCAAAGTGCCTCTCTGTTCCTGAAGAAGATTCTCTGTAGCTACCCCTG GGCGCGGCCCTCCATCAAGGACTGCTTCAACAACTCCTGGCTGCAGGACGCCTACCTGATGAGGCTGCGGCGCCAGACACTCACCTTCACCACCACGCGCCTCAAAGACTTCCTGGCTGAGCAGCAGCGCGGCCGCGTCGAGGTGGCCACCAAGCACCGCGTCCTGCTGCGCTCCTACCAGAGCACGCCTCCCAGCCCCGCCTCACCCGCCTCCACCCTCTCGCCCGCTGCTCACTGA